From Pseudomonas sp. StFLB209, a single genomic window includes:
- a CDS encoding ABC transporter permease, producing the protein MTGWLLRRIGQAFIVLVLMSLIVFVGLNAIGNPLDILIGEDLNQAERAAAIARLGLDQPLWQQYLHFIGGALDGHLGKSYVHHEDALQLVLNRLPATVELAVTALLLAILVGVPLGLFAGLYPDHPLSKLMMATSIIGFSLPSFWVALMLVLFFSVHLGWLPASGRGETRELFGIQWSWFTLDGWQHLLLPALNLALFKVSLILRLTRAGVREILPQDFVRFARAKGLSPLRVVLMHVLRNTLIPLVTVLGLELGSTIAYAVVTENIFAWPGSGKLILDSINSLDRPVVVAYLMVVVVIFVTLNLIVDILYRVLDPRVRLEAAR; encoded by the coding sequence GTTCGTCGGCCTCAATGCCATCGGTAACCCGCTGGATATCCTGATCGGCGAAGACCTCAATCAGGCTGAACGGGCGGCGGCAATTGCCCGACTGGGTCTGGATCAGCCGCTGTGGCAACAGTACCTGCACTTCATCGGCGGGGCGCTGGACGGGCATCTGGGCAAGAGCTATGTGCATCACGAAGATGCCTTGCAACTGGTCCTCAACCGCCTGCCGGCCACCGTTGAACTGGCGGTCACGGCGCTGCTGCTGGCGATTCTGGTCGGCGTGCCGCTGGGGCTGTTTGCCGGGCTGTATCCTGACCACCCGTTGTCAAAGCTGATGATGGCCACCAGCATCATCGGTTTCTCGCTGCCGTCGTTCTGGGTGGCGCTGATGCTGGTGCTGTTTTTCTCGGTGCATCTGGGCTGGCTGCCGGCCAGTGGCCGGGGCGAAACCCGTGAGCTGTTCGGTATCCAGTGGTCGTGGTTCACCCTCGACGGCTGGCAGCACCTGCTGCTGCCAGCGCTGAACCTGGCGCTGTTCAAGGTCTCGCTGATCCTGCGCCTGACCCGCGCCGGGGTGCGCGAGATTCTGCCTCAGGACTTCGTCCGGTTTGCCCGTGCCAAGGGCCTGTCGCCGCTGCGCGTGGTGCTGATGCACGTGCTGCGCAACACCCTGATTCCGCTGGTCACCGTGCTGGGCCTGGAGCTGGGCTCGACCATCGCCTACGCGGTGGTCACCGAGAACATCTTTGCCTGGCCCGGTTCCGGCAAGCTGATCCTCGACAGCATCAACAGCCTGGACCGCCCGGTGGTGGTCGCCTACCTGATGGTCGTGGTGGTGATCTTCGTCACCCTCAACCTGATCGTCGATATCTTGTACCGCGTGCTTGACCCGCGGGTTCGTCTGGAGGCTGCGCGATGA